A region of Gracilinanus agilis isolate LMUSP501 chromosome 3, AgileGrace, whole genome shotgun sequence DNA encodes the following proteins:
- the LOC123239229 gene encoding olfactory receptor 4F3/4F16/4F29-like, giving the protein MSRVNHTLVSEFVFLGLSNSWYIQLFLFVLSSIFYVASMLGNSLIVLTVTSDPHLHSPMYFLLANLSFIDLGVSSVTSPKMIYDLFRKRKVISFSGCITQMFFIHLIGGVEMVLLIAMAFDRYVAICKPLHYLTIMSPRMCTMFLVTAWVIGFIHSMAQLAFVVNLPFCGPNELDSFYCDLPRFIKLACTDTYKLEFMITANSGFISLGSFFILVISYIFILVTVQKHSSSGSSKALSTLSAHIAVVVLFFGPLIFMYTWPHPTSQLDKFLAIFDAVLTPFMNAVIYTLRNKEMKMAMRRLCNQIGNFRKIS; this is encoded by the coding sequence ATGAGCAGAGTAAATCATACTCTGGTGTCTGAGTTTGTGTTCCTGGGACTCTCCAATTCTTGGTATATCCAGCTTTTCCTCTTTGTTCTTTCCTCTATATTCTACGTGGCAAGCATGCTGGGAAATTCTCTCATTGTGCTCACAGTGACCTCTGACCCTCACTTACATTCTCCAATGTATTTCTTGCTGGCTAACCTCTCCTTCATTGACCTGGGAGTTTCCTCGGTCACTTCTCCCAAGATGATTTATGACCTTTTCAGAAAGCGCaaagttatttccttctctggctgtaTTACTCAGATGTTCTTTATTCACCTGATTGGTGGTGTTGAAATGGTATTACTTATAGCTATGGCGTTTGACAGATATGTTGCCATTTGTAAGCCTCTGCATTATCTGACTATTATGAGTCCAAGAATGTGTACTATGTTCCTGGTGACTGCTTGGGTCATTGGTTTTATCCACTCAATGGCCCAACTTGCTTTTGTTGTTAATCTGCCATTCTGTGGCCCTAATGAATTGGACAGCTTTTATTGTGACCTTCCTCGATTCATCAAACTTGCCTGCACAGACACATATAAATTGGAATTTATGATCACTGCCAATAGTGGTTTCATTTCTTTGGGATCTTTTTTCATCTTGGTCATATCCTATATTTTCATCTTGGTCACTGTTCAGAAGCATTCTTCAAGTGGTTCCTCAAAAGCTCTCTCTACTCTCTCAGCTCATATTGCTgtggtggttttgttttttggccCATTGATCTTTATGTATACATGGCCACACCCCACATCACAATTAGATAAGTTTCTTGCTATTTTTGATGCAGTTCTTACTCCTTTTATGAATGCAGTCATCTATACACTTAGGAATAAAGAGATGAAAATGGCAATGAGAAGACTGTGCAATCAGATTgggaattttaggaaaatatctTAA